In the genome of Streptomyces fagopyri, the window CGCCGCACCTCCCCCGCGCTCCCCCCGTCCGACGCCACCCGGCTGCCCACCGAGGCCAAGCCCCCGGTCGTCCTGCTGCACGGCTTCATCGACAACCGCTCGGTCTTCGTCCTCCTGCGCCGCAACCTCGCGCAGCACGGCAGGCAGCACATCGAATCGCTCAACTACTCACCGCTGACCTACGACATCCGCACCGCCGCGGAGCTGCTCGGCCGGCACATAGAGGACATCTGCGAGCGCACGGGGCGCGACCGGGTGGACATCGTCGGGCACAGCCTCGGCGGACTGATCGCGCGGTACTACGTGCAGCGCCTCGGCGGCGACCTGCGCGTCCGCACGCTGATCACACTCGGCACACCGCACTCGGGCACCCGGGTGGTCCCGTTGATGAACGCGCACCCGATCGTCCGTCAGATGCGCCCGGGCTCGGACGTGATCCAGGAGCTGCGCGAGCCCGCGCCCGACTGCCGTACGCGTTTCGTGAGTTTCTGGAGCGACCTCGACCATCTGATGGACCCCCTGGAGACCGCCGCCATCGACCACCCGGACCTGCTCGCGCAGAGCGTCCAGGTGAGCGGTATCGGGCATCTCGCCCTGCCGGTCCACCCCGCGGTCGCCACCGGGATACGTCAGGCGCTCGACAGCGAGGAGAAGGCCGTCCGCACCACCCCCGTGGAGGCCGTGGCCGAGGCCGGGGGGCTCACCGTGGCGTGACACCCGTCCGGCGACCGCCGTCCGGCTCCCCTCCTCCCCGCGGAAGACGAGCCGGAGAGGAGCCGGAGAGGGATGGGACCCGGTCGGAGAGGGGCCGGAGAGGGGTCGGAGAGCGTCCTGACGGTGTCTCAATTTCGAACACTCGTCGAACGCCAGGCCAAGCCCGTGCCCGCACTCCGCCGAAAGACGGCCGAATGCCCGTTTCCCGGGAAGAGGAAACCTGCCGAAGATTGTCGCGCCCGCATACCGCCGGGTACAGTCGCCGCACTGCTCTGCCAGCCCCTGTTGTCGAGGCGAAAGAGAAGTTGGTGAACGACCGTCACCCGTCGGGGACCGTGACCTCCCCGGCCCCGGCTTCCGATGCCGTCTCGGCGCACTACGCGTCCTACGGCGGCCAGGAAGTCCAGTACGGCGACTTCACCACGTACGACGGCCACAACGGAACCGGCGCCTACGCGACCGCGAGTTTCGAGACCGATCCCCTCTTCGGCAACATGTCGGGCGGCGACGGGACGGGCTCGTACGACGCGACGCAGTGGAACACCGGCGACCACCAGACGCCGGCCTACGACCCTTACGCCGCGCAGCACCAGACCGCGTACGACACCGGCGGCTACGACACCACCGCGTGGGCGACCGGCTATCAGCAGCTCGCCGACATCCCCGCACAGCATCCGGGCCCCGACGCCACGGGCCAGTGGGACGCGGCCGCCTGGCTCCAGGCCGAACCGGCCGGCCAGACCCAGCAGTGGAGTGCGCCCACCCAGGAAACGGGTGCGTACGACGCCACCCAGTGGAACACCGTCGGTGAACACGACCCGTACGAGGCCTACGAGCACCCCCAGGTGGGCGAATCGCACGACCACCAGGCCACCGATCCGTACGAGCACCAGGCCGTGGCGGACCCGTACGAACACCAGGCCGTGGCGGACCCGTACGAACACCAGGCCGTGGCGGACCCGTACGAACACCAGGTCGCGGCGGACCCGTACGGACAGCATGCTTCG includes:
- a CDS encoding esterase/lipase family protein, which codes for MKVTGTEPPVLPFRQRLLPGRLTGLSVALLKATALELAILAGHLLLYPSGIVQERRTSPALPPSDATRLPTEAKPPVVLLHGFIDNRSVFVLLRRNLAQHGRQHIESLNYSPLTYDIRTAAELLGRHIEDICERTGRDRVDIVGHSLGGLIARYYVQRLGGDLRVRTLITLGTPHSGTRVVPLMNAHPIVRQMRPGSDVIQELREPAPDCRTRFVSFWSDLDHLMDPLETAAIDHPDLLAQSVQVSGIGHLALPVHPAVATGIRQALDSEEKAVRTTPVEAVAEAGGLTVA